The following proteins are encoded in a genomic region of Maniola jurtina chromosome 17, ilManJurt1.1, whole genome shotgun sequence:
- the LOC123873522 gene encoding sialin, with protein MDVPAKGNIFERIISARYILAVLGSIGMAIVYGLKVNLSVALVGMLNHTAIKLNEHAAPEHGIHNVTVLAEVECEPPESSGHAKEADGPFLWSSQIQGIILSCYFWGYFVSQIPGARVAELFSAKWVMFFSVSINVVCTLLTPVMAEAHYVAVVIMRIGEGIGGGVTFPAMHVLLSKWAPPAERSVMAALVYAGTSLGTVCSMLMAGVLTANLGWESVFYVMGGLSCLWCALWVWLVQDTPQQQPFISKEERELIVTSLGGKTDDHDEHKKLPVPWKAVLTSGPFLAILVAHACSNWGWYMLLIELPFYMKQVLKFNMAENAAATALPFLSLWFFSIALSKTLDWLRGKSHITTTTARKVGTFFASVVPAVCLLSLCYVGCNRGVAVALTALGVTAIGGMFCGFLSNHIDIAPNFAGTLMAITNTVATVPGIIVPIFVGFLTHGNQTISAWRVIFFVTIGLYAIEIVVYTIFGSGEQQPWNNAVETQGGNPEEKPLKNETDKNEQVPV; from the exons ATGGATGTGCCGGCGAAAGGAAATATATTCGAGC GGATAATCTCCGCTCGCTACATACTCGCCGTGCTTGGCTCCATCGGCATGGCGATAGTGTATGGACTCAAAGTGAACCTATCCGTCGCTTTGGTGGGCATGCTCAACCACACGGCGATTAAGCTCAACGAACACGCGGCGCCTGAACATGGAATTCATAATGTAACTGTGCTCGCGGAGGTCGAATGTGAACCTCCAGAAAGCTCTGGGCATGCTAAG GAGGCAGATGGACCTTTCCTCTGGTCATCCCAAATTCAGGGCATTATCCTCAGCTGCTATTTTTGGGGCTACTTCGTCTCGCAGATTCCCG GTGCCCGTGTCGCTGAATTGTTCTCCGCCAAATGGGTGATGTTCTTCAGTGTGTCCATCAACGTAGTATGCACGCTTCTGACACCGGTGATGGCTGAAGCCCACTACGTAGCAGTGGTTATCATGAGGATCGGGGAAGGAATTGGAGGG GGAGTAACGTTTCCCGCAATGCACGTGCTACTATCGAAATGGGCGCCGCCGGCTGAACGCAGCGTGATGGCAGCTTTGGTGTACGCTGGCACTTCTTTGGGCACTGTCTGTTCTATGCTGATGGCTGGAGTGTTAACTGCTAACCTTG GATGGGAGAGCGTATTCTACGTGATGGGTGGGCTATCCTGCCTCTGGTGCGCTTTGTGGGTGTGGCTGGTGCAGGATACCCCGCAACAGCAGCCGTTCATCAGCAAGGAGGAGCGAGAGCTGATCGTCACCTCGCTCGGCGGGAAAACCGATGATCATGATGAGCACAAG AAATTGCCAGTGCCGTGGAAAGCAGTGTTGACATCGGGCCCCTTCCTGGCCATCCTGGTGGCGCACGCGTGCTCCAACTGGGGCTGGTACATGCTGCTCATTGAACTGCCCTTCTACATGAAGCAAGTGCTCAAGTTTAATATGGCGGAG AACGCCGCAGCCACAGCTCTTCCCTTCCTCTCGTTATGGTTCTTCAGTATTGCTCTCAGCAAGACCTTGGACTGGCTTCGCGGCAAGTCTCACATCACCACAACCACTGCTAGGAAAGTTGGCACATTTTTCG CTTCAGTGGTGCCGGCAGTGTGCCTGCTGTCGCTGTGCTACGTGGGCTGCAACCGCGGCGTGGCCGTGGCGCTCACCGCGCTCGGCGTCACCGCCATAGGCGGCATGTTCTGCGGCTTCCTCTCCAACCACATCGACATCGCGCCTAACTTCGCTG GCACTCTGATGGCGATTACCAACACGGTAGCTACAGTCCCGGGCATCATCGTACCTATTTTCGTAGGTTTCTTGACCCATGGCAAT caaACGATATCAGCATGGCGTGTGATCTTCTTCGTAACTATCGGTTTGTACGCAATCGAGATAGTGGTGTACACGATATTCGGCTCCGGCGAGCAGCAGCCCTGGAATAATGCTGTCGAGACTCAAGGTGGCAACCCTGAGGAGAAA